A genomic window from Yarrowia lipolytica chromosome 1D, complete sequence includes:
- a CDS encoding uncharacterized protein (Compare to YALI0D14388g, weakly similar to uniprot|Q6C944 Yarrowia lipolytica YALI0D14366g), with the protein MSLPLDIWLIVLQYTDLASTLTLGHVNTEFHALLRSRDFEPALRGKVQSVCPFIQPGEDGIEPGTWYECSGVVQRRIGLSEQESSRDSSSSNHGYVPLEQFISTLHNHSDDEEEEEHVICRDMTYELEDFEDASEVDFLYDSESRLAVDVPLKNSHEQILNKSGFLGKTDISIYNNFSELVYQWQDHFFIVKWNEHMSLDLDDCYAFNLDMEGGSEIWYTVLQLSGMTLIMKAYTDFTSPIGIERKHHYTLYRVDFERRRLQELFSSFQVSSDLIGIFNITEYNGFLWVGLGTKVTFPLFLYYDENDKCHVYVCTSQVIRASAYQYSAVETSTKNSLSHIPVTVPHRTSLSMRPRHRRYVLVSFNPEYRCKLVVDLATGVRIQCEELEEDFSFGISPALVEGRLEFISSI; encoded by the coding sequence ATGTCCTTACCACTCGACATTTGGCTCATTGTTCTGCAATACACAGATCTGGCCAGCACTCTAACtttgggtcacgtgaacacCGAGTTCCACGCGTTGCTGCGGTCCCGTGACTTCGAGCCGGCACTGAGAGGGAAGGTGCAGTCTGTGTGCCCGTTTATCCAGCCCGGGGAGGACGGAATTGAGCCGGGAACGTGGTACGAGTGCAGCGGCGTCGTACAGCGGAGGATCGGGCTTAGTGAGCAGGAatcatcacgtgattcctCTTCGTCCAACCACGGATATGTTCCTCTGGAGCAGTTCATTTCCACTTTACACAATCACAgtgacgacgaagaggaggaggaacacGTGATTTGCCGTGACATGACATATGAGTTGGAAGACTTTGAAGATGCCTCCGAGGTTGATTTTCTGTACGACTCCGAGTCTCGTCTGGCAGTGGATGTTCCTCTTAAAAACAGTCATGAGCAGATCTTGAACAAGTCCGGGTTTCTGGGGAAAACGGACATTTCCATCTACAACAACTTTTCAGAGCTTGTCTACCAATGGCAGGATCACTTTTTCATAGTCAAATGGAACGAGCACATGTCGTTGGATCTGGACGATTGCTATGCCTTCAATTTGGACATGGAAGGAGGAAGTGAGATATGGTACACGGTGCTTCAGTTGTCTGGGATGACTCTCATCATGAAAGCATATACCGATTTCACCAGTCCGATCGGAATCGAACGAAAGCATCATTATACGCTGTATCGGGTGGATTTCGAGAGGAGACGGCTTCAGGAGTTGTTTTCGTCGTTCCAGGTGTCATCTGATCTCATTGGCATTTTCAACATAACCGAGTACAATGGGTTTCTGTGGGTGGGACTGGGAACCAAGGTCACGTTTCCATTGTTCCTCTATTACGACGAAAATGACAAATGCCATGTCTATGTGTGCACGAGTCAGGTGATCAGAGCTTCAGCCTATCAGTACTCCGCTGTTGAAACGAGCACCAAGAACTCGTTGAGTCACATTCCCGTGACTGTACCCCACCGAACCAGTCTGTCCATGCGACCGAGGCACAGAAGGTACGTGTTAGTCTCTTTCAACCCAGAGTATCGGTGCAAGTTGGTGGTTGACTTGGCTACGGGGGTCCGGATTCAATgcgaggagctggaggaggactttTCGTTTGGAATTAGTCCGGCGTTGGTCGAGGGGCGGTTGGAGTTCATTTCGTCCATTTAG
- a CDS encoding uncharacterized protein (Compare to YALI0D14410g, similar to Saccharomyces cerevisiae EDC3 (YEL015W); ancestral locus Anc_1.442, weakly similar to DEHA0C15796g Debaryomyces hansenii IPF 3508.1) yields MSNFVGLYVRVTTADGLREGLVTKVENGMLSLRTQNGPVNLPGDAIKSLNVIERGQQELQLPDPRQHQAQTQPQIQNRQPQTQPPSRSGSHAQQPRSGSQTRSGPPGQQGGAPGGAPGSSGFSVNSLFDAHRAEMSGFSHNHPHAPKPPKASSGYESSSSLSDQELVSRVKQLNRKKKNNHKHNSNAPHNNSNYNADWETDTSFTGDFDFQANLQKFDKQQVFDEIRECDNVPVEQRLVSHNKNTPHKTHAKKHDFAANAGKVPHNEMVLKPVTAQSRWIEDNQEEDEDDEYDDEDGGDRVTTHFVSLSDSSHIPVASEDQYNDVMRLVTPFMASLIENCGLKLAELVIRLSGGNARFGSSSNFNPLPFCVVLVGDSEAGKKALSAASHLSNHGLKVVALLIKPRESYDPSFELKFNFFELCYGKVVVSVADFTQLARKNKLGAPEVAILSAEIAQAQTQSVFDAKTTLVCVDEDYVSKSKAVLVSTGIPLEDTLQSKHTHYLIDMGLPQKIFEIERFKPLTITWGGEWCVQLEQR; encoded by the coding sequence ATGAGCAACTTTGTGGGACTCTATGTCCGGGTAACTACAGCCGATGGTCTCCGCGAGGGACTTGTTACCAAGGTCGAAAACGGTATGCTGTCGTTACGGACACAAAATGGACCCGTCAACCTGCCTGGCGATGCCATCAAGTCGTTGAATGTCATTGAGCGCGGCCAGCAGGAGCTCCAGCTGCCTGATCCACGACAGCATCAGGCCCAGACCCAGCcccagatccagaaccGACAGCCccaaacacaacccccGTCACGATCTGGGTCACATGCCCAGCAGCCCCGATCTGGGTCACAGACCCGATCTGGTCCCCCCGGTCAGCAGGGCGGGGCCCCCGGCGGCGCACCCGGAAGCTCCGGGTTCTCCGTCAACTCTCTGTTTGACGCACATCGAGCCGAGATGAGCGGGTTCTCCCATAACCATCCCCACGCTCCCAAGCCCCCCAAGGCGTCGTCTGGCTacgagtcgtcgtcgtctctGTCGGACCAGGAGCTCGTGTCACGtgtcaagcagctcaaccgcaagaagaaaaacaacCATAAACACAACTCCAATGCCCCCCACAACAATAGCAACTACAACGCCGACTGGGAAACCGATACCTCCTTCACTGGCGACTTTGACTTCCAGGCCAACCTGCAGAAGTTTGACAAGCAGCAGGTCTTTGACGAGATCCGAGAATGTGACAACGTGCCTGTAGAGCAACGGCTGGTGTCGCACAACAAAAATACGCCTCATAAGACCCATGCCAAGAAGCACGACTTTGCTGCCAACGCCGGAAAGGTGCCCCACAACGAAATGGTGCTTAAGCCAGTCACAGCTCAGAGCCGGTGGATCGAAGACAATCAAgaggaagacgaagacgatgagtacgacgacgaagatggtggagacCGGGTCACAACCCACTTTGTGTCGCTGTCCGACTCGTCCCACATCCCCGTGGCATCCGAGGATCAATACAACGATGTCATGCGGCTAGTCACCCCCTTCATGGCTTCTCTGATCGAGAACTGTGGCCTCAAGCTCGCTGAGCTGGTGATCCGATTGTCTGGCGGCAACGCCAGGTTTGGGTCCTCGTCCAACTTTAACCCTCTTCCCttttgtgtggtgttggtTGGCGACTCCGAGGCCGGCAAGAAGGCCCTTTCTGCAGCCTCCCATCTTTCCAACCACGGTCTCAAGGTGGTTGCGCTCCTCATCAAGCCCCGCGAAAGCTACGATCCGTCGTTTGAGCTGAAGTTCAACTTCTTCGAGCTCTGCTACGGTAAGGTGGTGGTCTCTGTGGCCGATTTCACCCAGCTGGCTCGAAAGAACAAGCTGGGAGCCCCTGAAGTGGCGATTCTGTCGGCCGAAATCGCGCAGGCCCAGACTCAGTCCGTCTTTGACGCCAAGACCACTCTGGTTTGTGTCGACGAGGACTACGTgtccaagtccaaggcTGTTCTTGTCAGCACCGGCATTCCTCTGGAGGACACCCTCCAGTCCAAGCATACCCACTATTTGATCGATATGGGTCTTCCGCAAAAGATTTTTGAGATTGAGCGGTTCAAGCCGCTGACCATCACTTGGGGAGGGGAGTGGTGTGTGCAGTTGGAGCAGCGATAG
- a CDS encoding uncharacterized protein (Compare to YALI0D14432g, no similarity) encodes MNLLKGLELESWTGAALDAVFSASGSTVESLICSKISWTSLEGADDDHSSRSLATSTFSPASTRLIRPLRPSICVVILRSSSSYSCLAMETLMVAENMKPMKNSIGTYDVSMYRVKPANGLLLVLRRYPRARDGLATVFVLLRRMPNIAGGDED; translated from the coding sequence ATGAACTTGCTCAAGGGCTTGGAATTGGAGTCCTGGACCGGAGCAGCCTTAGACGCGGTCTTTTCCGCCTCGGGCTCAACAGTGGAGTCTCTGATCTGCTCGAAAATCTCCTGGACATCCTTGGAGGGCGCCGACGACGACCACAGCTCTCGCTCCTTGGCAACGTCCACCTTTTCGCCGGCCTCGACCCGCTTGATCAGACCTTTGAGACCCTCGATCTGCGTCGTCATCTTGCGGTCCAGctcgtcgtactcgtgCTTGGCCATGGAAACGTTGATGGTGGCGGAAAACATGAAGCCGATGAAAAACAGCATCGGCACGTACGATGTGTCAATGTACCGGGTGAAGCCCGCAAACGGGTTGTTGCTGGTTTTGCGCCGGTATCCTCGGGCCAGAGACGGGCTGGCCACGGTCTTTGTGCTTCTTCGCAGAATGCCAAACAttgctggtggtgatgaggaTTAG
- a CDS encoding uncharacterized protein (Compare to YALI0D14454g, similar to Saccharomyces cerevisiae YOL107W; ancestral locus Anc_3.76, similar to wi|NCU06839.1 Neurospora crassa NCU06839. 1 hypothetical protein), giving the protein MRISIPPVTRTLLGLTVFSSLLVLSLRYLAYISLPDPHDVVVPWIQLVPTLSVMYPWTLLTATFVETNLFSGLLQLSTLWFGGAYCESVWSSRGLVKFVVIQAVVPNVLAVLCAVAFFWLTQRPEELMVDFSGGTAIVSGFIVAFKQLAPEHRIVLFRGLVKFRVLHLPLIFLVANTLLGLLSSVYVIHAWGGFFVAWVYLRFLKISYADPVLPFSGSSSNAANATHHNPHGVRVRGDAGDAFALDQFFPEPMAFVVRKVSYPVWSVLVKLGVKPFEQSEIDSSNQRYQSKRAAAIQQPTWRFGVAQELQQTQNTRAEAERRRQLALRALDERMGK; this is encoded by the coding sequence ATGCGAATATCAATCCCGCCGGTGACTCGCACATTGCTCGGACTGACCGTTTTCTCGTCGCTTCTGGTGCTCTCGCTGCGATATCTCGCCTACATCAGCCTGCCCGACCCCCATGACGTGGTGGTCCCCTGGATCCAGCTGGTGCCCACGTTGTCGGTCATGTACCCCTGGACGCTGCTGACGGCCACGTTTGTCGAGACCAACCTCTTTTCGGGCCTGCTGCAGCTCTCCACGCTGTGGTTTGGAGGAGCCTACTGTGAAAGCGTGTGGTCCAGCCGTGGCCTGGTCAAGTTTGTCGTCATCCAGGCGGTGGTGCCCAACGTGCTTGCGGTGCTGTGCGCGGTGGCGTTCTTCTGGCTCACCCAGCGACCCGAGGAACTCATGGTCGACTTCAGCGGCGGCACCGCCATTGTGTCGGGCTTCATTGTTGCCTTCAAACAGCTGGCTCCCGAACACCGCATTGTGCTGTTCAGAGGTCTGGTCAAGTTCCGTGTGCTGCATCTGCCGCTCATCTTTCTCGTGGCCAATACGcttctgggtctgctgTCGTCGGTCTACGTGATCCACGCCTGgggtggtttttttgtcgCGTGGGTCTATCTGCGGTTCCTCAAGATCTCCTACGCCGATCCGGTACTGCCGTTTTCGGGCAGCTCGTCCAATGCGGCCAACGCAACCCATCACAACCCCCACGGAGTGCGGGTCAGAGGAGACGCCGGCGATGCGTTTGCGCTCGACCAGTTTTTCCCCGAGCCCATGGCTTTTGTGGTGCGCAAGGTGTCGTACCCGGTGTGGTCGGTGCTGGTCAAGCTGGGGGTCAAGCCGTTTGAACAGAGCGAGATCGACTCGTCAAACCAGCGGTACCAGAGCAAGCGGGCTGCGGCCATCCAACAGCCCACATGGCGGTTTGGGGTGGCCCAAGAGCTGCAGCAGACCCAAAATACCCGTGCTGAGGCGGAGCGACGGCGCCAGCTGGCCCTCAGAGCCTTGGACGAGAGAATGGGAAAGTAG